tataaaagttaagcttttatatgaccagcaacattctaacgtaaacacaaaatatatgcgaacagtttggaaaaacagattaaaaagcggAAGTGAAAAAAATTTCAGGGAATTTTTTTGACTacgaaaacaggcgggaaaaacccagatttttccgaaagcataaaaatcgaatttttacttcgattttgtgcCCTAAATCAGTATTCCTACTTCCCACACCTCTAAGCCTCACTCAGTGTTTTTACTAATTAAAACTCATATCCTATCATGTTACTACCTACGAGCCCGATTACCTCGAAAGCATTTTTCCtcaaaaactcaaacccaaataCCTGAAAACTCAAGAAATATATGTTGCATGGTATAGCAGAGACAAGGAGATCACGAAACTTACTTGAGTTGCATATTGCAAAAGAGTCACGAATGTTGGTGCTTGGGGGTGGACGAACACACCTTGGATCACCGAAGTTTTCTAGGCTTTTTTGGTtttttcttctgagttcttgagaaaGAGAAGCTTGGTAAAAGGTAAAAAATAAGAAGAGTAGGTTATTTATACTGATTGTGGCACAGttaaaaaggtaatgatgggggtgaGTTTTCGATACATGGGGAATCGTGTTAGCCATCAAAACGCTATTGGGAAACTGTAACGGTCATGATTAgctactttttcgaaaaggcgcagacagatgtgacaggtcagacggAAGGTTGGTCGATTAAGCTTAttatatgctggtcgcagtaaaataaacttggggggaaatttTTACACAAAAAATGACTACTTGATGACGTGACATAATTAATAtacacgtgggatacacgtgacAATTTAAGTGGGTatgatctgttcgaccatcgaccagaagagaattcactcagcagGCAGTATATTTCATGGGTGACCAGTTTGGTCACAACATTTCATATATTTCCTTGagatatgtaattttttttttatgagaagAAGAAATTAAATTGCACTAAAACAAATTACAACCCACGGTTCCAGAAACTAAGACCCAACAACAGAATTACAAATGCTGGATGTAATCAAGCATCCTCTTCTCAGCGGCTTTCAACTTAGATCTAACTAACCCAAACAATCTGGCTTTAAGACCCATAATAATCAATGAGTCCAACTTCAAAACAGACATTGAATAACAACCAAATATACAACAGTTTCTATTGATCCAAATATAGTAGACAGCAGCAGCAAGGACAGCAGCAGCAATCTGTTGGTGAAGCCCTCTAGGTCTCCCAGCCATCCAAAGTAGCCAATCAGAATACTAAGGAGGCCAGATATCTGAACCAAGCTAAGAACGAACCTACTGCATCACCTTCTGAGAGAAAGAACAATCAAAGAATAGATGGGCATGAGACGCAATTCCCATTTCACAAACAGGGCAAATACTAGAATCCACCTGAACGTGGCATTTAATCAAGTTATCCCTTGTAAGAAGATGACCTAAAACCGCCTGCCAAATGATAAATCTGTGCTTTGGAGTCGACATTTTGCACCAGACCACCTTAGCAAAACTAGCCTTTTCCTTATGAATCATCTGATTGTACAAAATAGAAGTGTTCAGTTTGCCCTTGGTAACCGAAGCCAGCAAAGTGTCATGAGAGAAAGCATCTCTCAGCTTAAtgagcttcctccaataccaactcacATTAGATTGAAGGCTATACAACAAGAATTTTTTCCCTTTGAGATAGATAGTTTCCACCCATTTGACCCATAAAGAGTCCTGCTTAGTCGATATTGCCCAAATGTATTTGGCCATCAAAGTTGCATTCCATTTCGACCCTTCTTTAAAACCAATACCCCCCATGCTCTTAGGTAAATAAACCTGCTCCCAAGAAGACAAATGCAACTTACTCCGGTTGCCCTTAGCTCCCCATAAGAAGTTCCTGCATAACCTATCAATCTCCTGAATAATTCTTTGAGGAAGCAGAAGTATACTCATCCAATACGCCCTAATACCCAGCAAAACTGAATGAATTAGCTAAGATCTTCCAGCAAAGGAGAGATGCCTACTAGACCAAGTATGTAAACGGCTTTGAATTTTTTTAAGAATCAAACCACAGTCCTCTACCTTCCATTTAGTAGGTCTAAGAAACAAACCCAGATATTTTAAAAGGAAATATCCCTCCTCAATGTTCAAGCACTCCATGATTCTCTTCTTTTCATCCGAATGAACACCACCAAAATAAATGTGGGATTTAGATAAATTCATAGTAAGACTGGAATCCTGACTAAACTTGGTAAAACCAGCATGAAGAAGTTGAACTGACCTAAAGGAACCCTTGAAAAAGATGATAAGATCATCCGCAAAGCATAAGTTGACGAATTCAGCTTTTTACAAAGCAGGTGAAATATGAATTCCTTGTGTTAAGCAGCCTAAGCAAGCAGTCTAGTAAGATACTCCATAACCAATACAAATAGAAGAGGAGATATGGGATCTCCTTGACACAAACCTTTCATACCACTGAAACCCCCATATAACCTTCCATTCAGTAATAAATAATAGGAAGCCCCCTTCAAAAACACCATGATCCATTGAATAAAGCGACTAGGAAAACAATACGCATTTAACAGATCCTCCAAGAAGTACCAATCAATGGAATCATATGCCTTGCTTAGATCCATCTTTATCAAGCATCTAGTTGAAATATTATTCCTGGAGGAGCCCTTGAGGAGATCTTGAAGTATGAAAATGTTATGCGTTAAAGATCTATGTTGAATAAATGCTCCCTTGTTCTGATGAATAAGCAATGGGAGAACATTGGCCAACCTCACACAAAGCATTTTTGAAATACATTTGTATAAGGTGTTACAACATGCAATTGGTCTGTAATCGGCTGTTGTGGAAGGAGTTTCGACCTTAGGAATAAGGGAAATAATAGATATGTTAAGTGTTGTTGGTAATTGGCCAGATTCAAAGAATTTTAAGATAGCAGTGGAAATCTCATCCCCTAAATCCTTCCACATGGATTTAAAAAAACCCGAACCAAACCCATCAGGACCAGGACTATTAACAGAGTGAATACTAAACATAGCAAAtttcacatccctcttcataAATGGCTTAACTAAACTGAGTTGCTGATCTAAATTCAGAATAGTACCATGCTGAAAACAATCTTGTTGAATCTTAGTAATAGTTGGGCTAGGACTACCCATAAATCCCTTGAAATGATTAACCACAGCATCATAACAATCAATAATCTGACCATGCTCATCAAAGAAGGCTGTAATCCTATTACAAGCTGTCGTCTGTTTTAGACTAGCAATAAAATAGGAAGTATTTTCATCTCCAAATCCCAGCCAAGTGATCTTACTCCTTTGCTGGAGAAAACTCTCATACATTTTGGATTTTCGAACAAATTCAATATTCGCTTCATGCTCAGCTTGCTGAAAACCAGGTGAGAGAGGATCCTGCTGAAGCTTAAATTGAGCATGCTGAAACTTTTCCTTGGCTGCTGAGTAACGAACAGTGACATCACCAACTTGCAATTTATTAAACTGAGTCAAAACCATCTTCAATCTGTTCAGCTTCTATAAAATACCCAAGAGATCAGTTCGATTAACCTTCATAGACCAGCTTTTAAGAACAGTTTCTCTGAAATCCACATGTTAAAAATTTTGAAAGGTTTAACCCCTGAAATCTAACCAATCACAATCTTGATAATACAATAACAATGATCTGATAGAACATCCCAATTAAAACGAGCCTCAAAGTTGGGAAAAGCATCAACCCAAGCTTCATTACTAAGAGCCCTAtccaatttagagaatatatGGGACCCTTCCATCTGCTTGTTAGACCAAGTATAGTGAGCACCTATCCTATGAAGCTCAGACATCAAACAACTAGCCCTCCAATTACGGGCATCTTCAACTTCCAAATCCGTAATAGGCCGATCTCCTACTCTATCATCAAAGTCAAACATTGCATTAAAATCCCCAGCCACTAACCAAGGTTGGACAGGAAATAATAGTGAAAACATAGCCTGCCAAAGTCTCTTCCTTTCCTCAATCGTATTTCTTCCATAGATTATTGTCAAACAAAATTCCTTAGGAACCCCCATGATCTTCACAAAACAATGAATGAATTGATCCTCAGCCCCAAGAACCTTCACTTTAGCTATATCACCTTTCCAAACCAGCAATATTCTTCCTTCCACAACCAGAACAGAAAAAAAACTCCCAACCCCTAAAAATTGTTGTCATCATTTCCTCAATCTTAGGACCCCTAAGTTTCGACTCAAAAAAAGCCCCTAACCCAATTTTATTGAAACGGCAGTCATAAAGAGACTTCTGCTTATTCCTTTTATTTAGGTCTCTAACATTCCAGCACAAAAGATTTCCTCCTTCCATTAGAAATATTATTAACAACTTTTCCCTGTTTTGAAACCTCCAATTGACACTCCTGTAACACACTATATTGGTTATTCCTTCTAGGCTGAGAGTCCTCATTCACATGTTTAACTCCAGCCACTCATTTGGGTGAAGTCCAAACCTATTCTTGATCTTCAGTGGAGAAACTAGTCATCTTCACATGAGCTGATTGGGATGCCAAACCTATCTCAGTATCATAGGAGATCTTGGTCAACTTATCAGTACCTGGGTCCAAATCCTTCTGTTTATGCGCACCCACCTCCTCCACTAAATCTATTTGTTCCACCTTTGCCTTCCAAACTGATCTCTGCTCCCTCTTACAACCTGAAGCAACATGCCCTAAGTTTTTACATGTCGAACATCTAGTAGGCAACCATTCAAACTCAATAGCCTGCTCTACCAATTGTCCTCTTTCATTCAGAAAGCTTATACTGTGAGGTAGCTGCTCAGTTATTTCAACATCCACAAGCACTCTTGCAAACTTTACCATAGATCTATCATTAGTAATCCTATCCATCATCATAGGTCTACCAATGGTACTCACAAGTGCACTCAAACATTTAGTACCCCAATATTGCAGCCCTAAGTCATGTAATCTAATCCAAACAGGAATCGATTTCACTAACCTCGGGGTATCAATGTTAGTCGACCAAGGCCTCAAAATGACAGGCTTCCAATCAAAGTGAACCACACCAGATTCTAAGACCAAATCCCTAATAGTTGTATCCCGAAACTTAACAATCGTAAACCTTGCATTCATCCTAGCCACCTTTTCAATGTCGAGTTTGCCCCACATTCTTCTAATGAACCCTTCAAAAACTGCAATCGGAGGATTGGTACCAAGAACAATACAGACCATAGCCATATTCCAAAATGAAGCCTCTACCTCAATCTCCTCCAGATTCAACTGCGCAATCAATTGCCCATCCCGGGCCAATGGTTCCTCATAAGTCAATCTAGCTCCACCCTGCTTTGCAAAACTATCGTGAAACTGGGACCATTTTTCTTTGGCAAGATCCTAAAACGCCAAATCTTCCTTATCCTTCGCCAATGAGGTATTGCCCAAAGTGAACCCTTCACCGTGTGACTCAATTTTTCCAGAACCATGACCTTCGCCTTTGTGTATCTCTGAAAATTCAGCAACCGTATCCGCAAAAACTTCCTCCACCGAAAGCTCAGCCTCTAAATTCTTGGTTTGAAGACCTTCAGCATTCAGTCCCGTAGGAGAATCGATCACAACCTCAGATGACTTAGAAACAGGCTTCTGAATCACTTTCTTATGCCTCGCCATGGAGAAGAAGAGAGCAACTCTCACGCGATAAAGTTAATTTTTAGATATGTAATTtttcatttatgtaataattgtgatttccattattatttagacacgcctgtattaaatgtaattaagcccatcggcccatgtagaactccttgagccaataaataagaatcaaggagctcaagagaggggacttttctTTTGGACTTTTTAAACTCCAGAATTCTGAGAGAGAATTAGAGTGTTCTTATCCGCCATACTTGTATTCATCCTAAGGCTTATGAAACTCGTGagccctagttcattgatcacagttcttggaattctacatcaataagaacactaagtggatgtaggttattaccattctctagggccgaaccactataaatctttggggtcatttatattttatcttgatttcatctcatttctatcgttttacttgactccgtgtcgttgaccaaatcgagggtcaagaatgtgttatatgcttgtggccacattgttatgtggatatatttgtgatattcggcaaGAGTGGATCCATTTGACCAAGGGAGTGGGGAAAAGTGGCTAAGTGTTGGTAGCCATTCTCCCTACACATTCTAGACTTTCATTATCCTCTTTAGTTACTTTAAAACTCACTCAAAAACACCCAAGTTCAAAGACAACATATCCAAGTGgagattaattttttttggagatttgAGGAAGCCTGGAAAGATTTGAGCAGCAAAGGAAGGAGATAGGAGCAGCCAAGGTCTCATTTTATTTGGAATTTTCAAAATTTAGAGGTAATTTCTTTACTTGTTCATCAATGGTACCTTGGATGAGGTTTtgggatttttggattttttaaGTTTGAATTGTTGTGTATAGATTGTAGGGATGAGTGTATTGAGCATAGGAATTTGTTTAGAAGTTTAAGTGGGGCTCGAATTTAGTTTGGAACTGAGGATTTGGGGTATGATTCTCGAATTTTGGGGAGAAagcttgagtttgaaactcaactATGACATTTTGTATTCTAATAGGTTTTGGTGCATTTTTGTGATGTTTTGATGTTGGTTATGGTTTGTATAAGTTGTGGTTATTTTGGTGTCAAAATATGGTGGGAAACCTCTTTGAAGttgatttttgggtttggaaTTAGGCttgaaatgcaggggaaaacatTGTTTCTGGGTTCGTTGCGGTGGCACCGCAGCGCCTAGGGATGAGTGTCGCAGTGTGTATGCATTTCCTCGAGGGCAGGGTTTGCCCTCTGACCCATGTAGCGCTGTGACCCtaatgtgttttttttattaGGAGGGCTTCTCAAACTTCTTTGGAGTCGCGAGCCTCAGTGGTGGCGCCGCGGTGCTAATGCCTTTTTACGGCCAATATTTCAGGTTTTGGAAATAAGGCTCAAGGCTTAGGAGATTTGATTTGAGAACCCACTTGGGGGCTCGGCGGACGATTCCATTACCCGATTGAATCGAATGGGAGGACCCTGAGAACTAGGGTTTAGTTTTGAAAcccatgatttaaacttagtccCTAATAAATGTACCACTTATGTTGGGACTAGGAGTTCCGCGGGGCTCGAGTAAAGAGGATTACACTCAAGGTCACTTTGTCATCAACAcatgacttgaggtaagaaaataggCACAAGCACCAAGTGTAGGAATTGAGTCCTGATTATCAACCATAGGTATGACCGTGCTATGAATTTGTTTAAAGTTAAATGTTTTCTCTATATAAGCATTTGTTGTTATAATCATTTGTAATGATGGGTTGTTGTGATTGATCGTTCACGAAGCCGTTATCAgcattacatgtgtaatgtaggTCATAGTGATGGGGCCATTACAGGGGTGTGGTATGCATCTGCTTGACATGAGTCATTATACTGGTTGGAAAATTAACGTGAATCTGGTTATGATTTATAAAGCATATATTTGATGTAAATGATTATCTGAATATGTGTCTTActtgattaagttttcttgttgggtcttggtACATGGGTGCTTtgtagtgcaggtaagggcaaaggaaatctgggtcagtcatgagttggagagctttggagtgGCGCGTACATATTCGGCCAGCTCGGTCGCCACAGCTGAGTTATTTTGAGGGGCTTAGGAAACGAGTTTGATTTTTTTGCTTAGGCAGCTACTTTTGTAACCCTGGTTGTAACCACATTTCAGTTCAAAAtaacttatttttgggatcccatgtaaatgtCCAagttttaataaaagtttatacgctttaccaaaaaatttaata
The Humulus lupulus chromosome 6, drHumLupu1.1, whole genome shotgun sequence DNA segment above includes these coding regions:
- the LOC133785332 gene encoding uncharacterized protein LOC133785332, whose translation is MGVPKEFCLTIIYGRNTIEERKRLWQAMFSLLFPVQPWLVAGDFNAMFDFDDRVGDRPITDLEVEDARNWRASCLMSELHRIGAHYTWSNKQMEGSHIFSKLDRALSNEAWVDAFPNFEARFNWDVLSDHCYCIIKIKLNRLKMVLTQFNKLQVGDVTVRYSAAKEKFQHAQFKLQQDPLSPGFQQAEHEANIEFVRKSKMYESFLQQRSKITWLGFGDENTSYFIASLKQTTACNRITAFFDEHGQIIDCYDAVVNHFKGFMGSPSPTITKIQQDCFQHGTILNLDQQLSLVKPFMKRDVKFAMFSIHSVNSPGPDGFGSGFFKSMWKDLGDEISTAILKFFESGQLPTTLNISIISLIPKVETPSTTADYRPIACCNTLYKCISKMLCVRLANVLPLLIHQNKGAFIQHRSLTHNIFILQDLLKGSSRNNISTRCLIKMDLSKAYDSIDWYFLEDLLNAYCFPSRFIQWIMVFLKGASYYLLLNGRLYGGFSGMKAEFVNLCFADDLIIFFKGSFRSVQLLHAGFTKFSQDSSLTMNLSKSHIYFGGVHSDEKKRIMECLNIEEGYFLLKYLGLFLRPTKWKEIDRLCRNFLWGAKGNRSKLHLSSWEQVYLPKSMGGIGFKEGSKWNATLMAKYIWAISTKQDSLWVKWVETIYLKGKKFLLYSLQSNVSWYWRKLIKLRDAFSHDTLLASVTKGKLNTSILYNQMIHKEKASFAKVVWCKMSTPKHRFIIWQAVLGHLLTRDNLIKCHVQVDSSICPVCEMGIASHAHLFFDCSFSQKVMQ
- the LOC133785333 gene encoding uncharacterized protein LOC133785333, whose product is MAMVCIVLGTNPPIAVFEGFIRRMWGKLDIEKVARMNARFTIVKFRDTTIRDLVLESGVVHFDWKPVILRPWSTNIDTPRLVKSIPVWIRLHDLGLQYWGTKCLSALVSTIGRPMMMDRITNDRSMVKFARVLVDVEITEQLPHSISFLNERGQLVEQAIEFEWLPTRCSTCKNLGHVASGCKREQRSVWKAKVEQIDLVEEVGAHKQKDLDPGTDKLTKISYDTEIGLASQSAHVKMTSFSTEDQE